A window from Streptomyces sp. NBC_00335 encodes these proteins:
- a CDS encoding ABC transporter permease has translation MTFLRFAVRRLAEMAATLLCASFVIFGALYLAPGNPASFLLGGRSASPEALQAINEHYHLDDPFAVRYLNWLGQVVQGDFGRSITYRTDVSRLLADRLPNTLMLISMALVLVLVFGLLLGWIGAVRGGAADSAILVTTTVAIGTPSFVAAVLLQGLFAVKLGWFPTGGAGEGFGQMLWHLTLPAIALALYLIGMLARVTRAAMVEVLGQEHVTVARSRGVSTSQVIRRHVFRNALGTVLTTGGLIVSTLLVCTILVESAFSVGGIGQLLELSTTTKDFPTVQAISLIMVALFMTVNLVVDLLHPLVDPRVTLGPAKKAS, from the coding sequence ATGACCTTCCTGCGCTTCGCCGTACGCCGGCTGGCCGAAATGGCCGCCACCCTGCTCTGCGCCTCCTTCGTGATCTTCGGCGCTCTGTACCTGGCTCCGGGCAATCCGGCGAGCTTCCTCCTGGGCGGCCGCTCGGCCTCCCCGGAGGCCCTGCAGGCGATCAACGAGCACTACCACCTGGACGACCCCTTCGCGGTGCGGTACCTGAACTGGCTCGGCCAGGTGGTGCAAGGCGACTTCGGCCGCTCCATCACGTACCGCACCGACGTGTCGCGGCTCCTCGCGGACCGGCTGCCCAACACCCTGATGCTGATCTCGATGGCGCTCGTACTGGTCCTCGTGTTCGGGCTGCTCCTCGGCTGGATCGGCGCCGTCCGCGGCGGGGCCGCCGACTCCGCGATCCTGGTGACGACCACCGTCGCCATCGGCACCCCGTCGTTCGTCGCGGCGGTGCTGCTGCAGGGCCTGTTCGCCGTGAAGCTGGGCTGGTTCCCCACCGGCGGGGCCGGCGAGGGATTCGGGCAGATGCTGTGGCACCTGACCCTGCCCGCCATCGCCCTGGCGCTCTACCTGATCGGCATGCTCGCCCGGGTCACCCGGGCCGCGATGGTCGAAGTCCTCGGCCAGGAGCACGTCACGGTCGCCCGCAGCCGGGGCGTGTCCACGAGCCAGGTCATCCGGCGGCACGTCTTCCGCAACGCGCTGGGCACCGTGCTCACCACCGGCGGGCTCATCGTCTCCACACTGCTGGTCTGCACCATCCTGGTGGAGTCGGCGTTCAGTGTGGGCGGCATCGGCCAGCTCCTCGAACTGTCCACCACCACCAAGGACTTCCCCACCGTGCAGGCCATCTCCCTCATCATGGTCGCGCTGTTCATGACGGTGAACCTCGTCGTCGACCTGCTCCATCCGCTGGTCGATCCCCGGGTCACCCTCGGCCCCGCGAAGAAGGCCTCGTGA
- a CDS encoding ABC transporter permease: MSSVLVRRPGLARLRTSRAPLSLFCAGFVALVVLVALLAPWIAPYDPNSVDLGNALAGPSADHLLGVDASGRDTFSRLVLGARTSLLGPLGVVAFSTVAGVAIGTAAAWRGGWLDSVLSRSTELVFAFPGMLLAILIVSVYGEGLLAPVIALAIAYLPYVSRLTRSLVLAERSRPYVEAYRVQGHSGAQICLRHVVPAVMPVVLAQSAINFGYALIDLAGLAFLGLGVPALTPDWGRMVFDGNAAIQAGYPLASIVPCAAIVLTVVAFNVVGEAWADKVSRRDR, translated from the coding sequence GTGAGCTCCGTCCTGGTGCGCCGGCCGGGCCTCGCCCGGCTCCGGACCTCCCGCGCCCCCCTCTCCCTGTTCTGTGCGGGCTTCGTCGCGCTCGTCGTCCTCGTCGCACTGCTCGCCCCCTGGATCGCGCCCTACGATCCCAACTCCGTCGACCTGGGCAACGCCCTCGCGGGCCCTTCGGCCGACCACCTCCTGGGCGTCGACGCCTCCGGGCGCGACACCTTCTCCCGGCTGGTCCTGGGTGCCCGCACCTCGCTGCTCGGCCCGCTCGGCGTGGTCGCCTTCTCCACCGTGGCCGGCGTGGCGATCGGCACCGCCGCCGCCTGGCGGGGCGGCTGGCTGGACTCGGTGCTCTCCCGCAGCACCGAGCTGGTCTTCGCCTTCCCCGGCATGCTGCTGGCCATCCTGATCGTCTCGGTCTACGGCGAGGGCCTGCTGGCCCCCGTCATCGCCCTGGCCATCGCCTACCTGCCCTACGTCAGCCGGCTGACGCGTTCCCTCGTCCTGGCCGAGCGTTCCCGGCCGTACGTGGAGGCGTACCGGGTGCAAGGACACTCGGGGGCGCAGATCTGCCTGCGCCACGTGGTCCCCGCCGTCATGCCCGTCGTCCTCGCGCAGTCCGCGATCAACTTCGGCTACGCCCTGATCGACCTGGCCGGCCTCGCCTTCCTCGGGCTGGGCGTACCGGCCCTGACCCCGGACTGGGGCCGCATGGTCTTCGACGGCAACGCCGCCATCCAGGCCGGCTACCCGCTCGCGTCGATCGTGCCGTGCGCGGCCATCGTGCTGACCGTGGTCGCCTTCAACGTCGTCGGCGAGGCCTGGGCCGACAAGGTCTCCAGGAGGGACCGATGA
- a CDS encoding ABC transporter ATP-binding protein — MNTPNPPTPPNPLNTLEIEGLRLHLPGAVRPVLDGVGLTVGPRETVALVGESGSGKSLTSRSVLRLLPDGARTEGEVRVAGDDVLTMSPGQLRVLRTSTAAMIFQDPRAAVNPMRRVGDFLTESLRLNAKASKAVAEERAVAMLEAVGLTAGALRKYPGQLSGGMLQRVVIAAALMGDPALILADEPTTALDVTTQAEVIGLLGDLRERFGTGLLFVTHDLGLAAAISDRVYVMYAGRIVETGPAAELFARPRHPYTTALLNSTPRLDAPRGRLAAIEGRPPSLREELSGCPFAARCVLATDVCTREAPALLPVAGEPARLASCHHGDLIAEQERERERAGTQRTGTQRKELHP, encoded by the coding sequence ATGAACACGCCGAACCCACCGACACCGCCGAATCCGCTGAACACCCTTGAGATCGAGGGCCTGCGGCTGCACCTGCCGGGCGCCGTACGGCCCGTCCTCGACGGCGTCGGGCTCACCGTAGGCCCCCGGGAGACCGTGGCCCTGGTCGGCGAGTCCGGCTCGGGCAAGAGCCTGACCTCGCGCAGCGTGCTGCGACTGCTCCCCGACGGGGCCCGGACGGAGGGCGAGGTCCGGGTGGCCGGTGACGACGTACTCACCATGTCCCCGGGCCAGTTGAGGGTGCTGCGCACCAGCACGGCGGCCATGATCTTCCAGGACCCCCGGGCGGCGGTCAATCCGATGCGCCGCGTCGGCGACTTCCTCACCGAAAGCCTGCGGCTGAACGCCAAGGCGAGCAAGGCGGTCGCCGAGGAACGGGCGGTGGCGATGCTGGAGGCCGTCGGCCTCACGGCGGGCGCCCTGCGCAAGTACCCCGGGCAGCTGTCCGGCGGCATGCTGCAACGGGTCGTGATCGCGGCCGCGTTGATGGGCGACCCGGCCCTGATCCTCGCCGACGAACCCACCACGGCACTGGACGTCACCACGCAGGCCGAGGTGATCGGCCTCCTCGGTGATCTGCGCGAACGCTTCGGAACGGGGCTGCTGTTCGTCACGCACGACCTCGGCCTCGCCGCCGCGATCAGCGACCGGGTGTACGTGATGTACGCGGGCCGGATCGTGGAAACGGGCCCGGCCGCCGAGCTGTTCGCCCGGCCCCGTCACCCGTACACGACGGCCCTGCTGAACTCCACCCCGCGCCTGGACGCGCCCCGGGGGCGGCTCGCCGCGATCGAGGGCCGGCCGCCGAGCCTGCGGGAGGAACTGAGCGGCTGCCCGTTCGCCGCGCGTTGCGTACTCGCGACCGACGTGTGCACGCGTGAGGCGCCGGCCCTGCTCCCGGTCGCCGGTGAGCCGGCCCGGCTCGCCTCCTGCCACCACGGCGACCTGATCGCCGAGCAGGAACGCGAACGGGAGCGGGCGGGGACCCAACGGACGGGGACACAGCGGAAGGAACTCCACCCATGA